Proteins found in one Vagococcus carniphilus genomic segment:
- a CDS encoding GntR family transcriptional regulator codes for MASKLPVYLKIHDQIKSEIEEGKWHVGDRLPSERELSETFNVSRMTLRQAIQTLADEGILERKIGSGTYVARKKVQETMLGTTSFSDIIKSQGQIPSSKTISYFVTKPSSSEMERLNLTEKEDILKMERIRYADDVPICFEVASIPYHLVSNFDKEQITTSLYKAIAEEGKNTIGKSSQRISAVIASEKIAHFMDIKRGEAILKVSQISYFEDGVPFEYVRSQYVGERFEFFLEK; via the coding sequence ATGGCGTCTAAATTACCCGTATATTTAAAAATTCATGATCAAATTAAATCAGAGATTGAAGAAGGTAAGTGGCATGTTGGAGATCGTTTGCCATCTGAAAGAGAATTATCGGAAACCTTTAATGTTAGTCGAATGACTTTACGTCAGGCTATTCAAACATTAGCAGATGAGGGGATTTTAGAGCGTAAAATTGGTTCCGGGACATATGTTGCAAGAAAAAAAGTCCAAGAAACAATGCTTGGTACAACTAGTTTTTCAGATATTATAAAGTCGCAAGGGCAGATTCCTTCGAGTAAAACTATTTCTTATTTTGTTACGAAACCAAGTTCAAGTGAAATGGAACGTTTGAACTTAACTGAAAAAGAAGATATTTTAAAGATGGAGAGAATTCGTTACGCTGATGACGTACCGATTTGTTTTGAAGTGGCAAGTATTCCTTATCATTTAGTTTCTAATTTTGATAAAGAGCAAATCACTACTTCGCTTTATAAGGCAATAGCAGAAGAAGGTAAAAATACGATTGGTAAATCTTCTCAACGTATTTCAGCAGTTATTGCTTCTGAAAAAATTGCTCATTTTATGGATATTAAACGTGGAGAAGCTATTTTAAAAGTCAGCCAAATTTCTTATTTTGAAGATGGCGTTCCTTTTGAGTATGTTAGAAGTCAGTACGTTGGAGAAAGATTTGAGTTTTTCTTAGAGAAATAA
- a CDS encoding YigZ family protein, translated as MLSHYYTIKENGQFEIVIKKSRFICTLKRIDSEDEAKEIIQHIKKEHWKANHNCMAYVFGENQQIQRSSDDGEPSGTAGVPMLEVLKVKKLHNVLAVVTRYFGGTELGAGGLIRAYSNSVSETLEHVGLVEGKLQQEVLVTLDYSLHGKVQHFLENKPEYTLKDTLFTDKVTMIIMADEADVTTCQEDIVDLLSNNCDITLGETDYVEIPL; from the coding sequence ATGCTATCACATTACTATACCATAAAAGAGAATGGACAGTTTGAAATTGTCATAAAAAAATCCCGTTTTATTTGCACTCTTAAGCGAATTGATTCAGAAGATGAAGCGAAAGAAATCATTCAACATATCAAAAAAGAACACTGGAAGGCAAACCATAATTGTATGGCTTATGTTTTTGGTGAAAACCAACAAATTCAGCGTTCAAGTGATGATGGTGAACCTAGCGGAACAGCTGGTGTTCCTATGTTGGAAGTTCTTAAAGTAAAAAAATTACATAATGTTTTAGCCGTTGTAACTCGTTATTTTGGTGGTACAGAGTTAGGTGCTGGAGGACTAATCCGTGCTTATAGTAACTCTGTTTCAGAAACTTTAGAACATGTAGGATTAGTTGAAGGAAAACTACAACAAGAAGTCCTTGTTACTCTAGATTATTCGCTTCATGGAAAAGTCCAACATTTTCTAGAAAATAAACCTGAATACACACTAAAAGACACCTTATTTACCGACAAAGTAACTATGATTATTATGGCTGATGAAGCAGACGTCACAACTTGTCAAGAAGACATCGTTGATTTATTAAGCAATAACTGTGACATAACTCTTGGTGAAACAGATTATGTCGAAATTCCTCTCTAA
- a CDS encoding alpha/beta fold hydrolase: MKKYFVIESTDEKTDLNGVIWQPDLNKAPKAILQIVHGMAEYIERYNEFAEFLNENNILVVGHDHLGHGESVAIENPTYGYFSKGDSPKILVEDTYQITNYIKKRYPNIPLFIMGHSMGSFVVRNYLKEYSDKVDGAVLMGTGGKKEEIKVMKRLVKGLNTLSPKAVNHGLNHLSFGGFNRKIKQASSPYSWLSKNEENVKQYEADDKCGFIFTNNGFYTLIHLVDGATQKNWFKTIRNELPILIVSGEKDPVGNYGKGPRKVAVELTDHYFSDVTLRLYHDLRHEILNETEKEDVMNDIYDWLTNHL; this comes from the coding sequence ATGAAAAAATACTTTGTGATCGAGTCAACTGACGAAAAAACTGATTTAAACGGCGTTATTTGGCAACCAGATCTAAATAAAGCTCCTAAAGCGATTCTGCAAATTGTACATGGAATGGCTGAATATATTGAGCGTTACAATGAATTCGCAGAATTTTTAAATGAAAATAATATTTTAGTCGTAGGTCATGATCATCTTGGCCACGGAGAATCTGTTGCTATCGAAAATCCTACTTATGGGTATTTCTCAAAAGGTGATAGCCCTAAAATTTTAGTAGAAGATACCTATCAAATAACTAACTACATCAAAAAAAGATATCCAAATATTCCTCTATTTATTATGGGACATAGTATGGGCTCTTTTGTTGTAAGAAACTACTTAAAAGAGTATTCAGATAAAGTAGATGGTGCTGTTTTAATGGGCACTGGAGGTAAAAAAGAAGAAATTAAAGTAATGAAACGCCTTGTAAAAGGTTTAAATACTCTTAGCCCTAAAGCTGTCAACCACGGACTAAATCACTTATCATTTGGCGGATTCAATCGAAAAATCAAACAAGCTTCTTCTCCTTATTCTTGGTTGTCCAAAAATGAAGAGAACGTAAAACAATACGAAGCAGATGATAAATGTGGTTTTATTTTTACTAATAATGGCTTTTATACTTTGATCCATTTAGTCGATGGTGCTACGCAAAAAAATTGGTTTAAAACAATTCGCAATGAATTACCTATCTTAATTGTTAGTGGGGAAAAAGATCCAGTTGGTAATTACGGGAAAGGACCACGAAAAGTTGCTGTTGAATTAACTGATCATTATTTCTCTGACGTTACATTGAGACTTTATCATGATTTAAGACATGAAATTTTAAACGAAACTGAAAAAGAAGATGTGATGAATGACATTTATGATTGGTTAACAAATCATTTATAA
- a CDS encoding LptM family lipoprotein: MKKIILFLLPILSLSFLVGCGQTKDKKEVNQVKETDPKDALTYTFTLDEHDYRFKLLDGWIKFPNKDKTIVFLVANKDTKSFMSAGFEPKETDLKNYSTSFTKKVEEASGKITKEPVKKELNGLDSYYLNFNLKDNKDRNLTYKTYLVETKDYFINLAAWTSDEKPSEKVLEDLDKMLSTFEQLK; this comes from the coding sequence GTGAAAAAAATAATTTTATTTTTACTACCAATTCTTAGTTTAAGCTTTTTAGTGGGCTGTGGTCAAACGAAAGATAAAAAAGAAGTGAATCAAGTAAAAGAAACAGATCCTAAAGATGCTCTAACTTATACATTTACGTTAGACGAGCATGATTATCGATTTAAACTACTTGATGGATGGATTAAATTTCCAAATAAAGATAAAACTATTGTGTTTTTAGTAGCTAATAAAGACACAAAGTCTTTTATGTCTGCTGGTTTTGAACCAAAAGAAACTGATTTAAAGAATTACTCGACTTCTTTTACTAAAAAAGTTGAAGAGGCTTCTGGAAAGATAACAAAAGAACCGGTCAAAAAAGAGTTAAATGGTTTGGATAGCTATTATTTAAATTTTAATTTAAAGGACAACAAAGACAGAAACCTAACATATAAAACGTATTTAGTCGAAACAAAAGACTATTTTATCAACTTAGCTGCTTGGACAAGTGATGAAAAGCCATCTGAAAAAGTTTTAGAAGATTTAGATAAAATGTTATCGACTTTTGAACAATTAAAATAA